TCTCCTTCCAGGCGCTGTACGCCGGGGTACCGCCCGCGCGCGCCCTCGCCGCCTACGCCGTCATCGCCTACATGGACACGGTCGCCGGGGTGTACTTCCCGCGTGGCGGGATGCACGCCCTGCCCCGGGCGATGGCGGACGCGGCAGCCGACGCCGGTGCCGCCTTCCGCTACGGCCACCCGGTCACGCGGCTGGAACGCAGCGGTGACCGGATCACGGCGGTGGTCACCGCGCACGAGCGCATCCCCTGCGACGCGGTGGTCCTCACCCCCGACCTGCCGGTCGTCCACCGACTGCTCGGCAGACGGCCCCGCCGCCCGCTCCGGCTGCGCCACTCGCCCTCCGCGGTGATCCTGCATGCCGGTACCGACCGGACCTGGCCGCGGCTGGCGCACCACACGATCTCCTTCGGCGCCGCGTGGGAGCGAACCTTCGACGAACTCACCCGCACCGGGCAGCTGATGAGCGACCCCTCCCTGCTCCTCACCCGCCCCACCGCATCCGACCCGCAACTCGCCCCGCCGGGACGCCACTTGCACTACATCCTGGCGCCCTGCCCCAACACCGAGACCGGCCCCGGCGCCGGCTCCTGGCACGACCTGGCCCCCCGGTACCGCGACAGCCTGCTCGCCGTACTGGAACGCCGGGGACTCACCGGCATCGGCGACGCCATCGAAATGCAGCACATGGTCACCCCCGCCGACTGGACCGCCCAGGGGCTCGCCGCCGGCACACCCTTCTCCGCCGCCCACACCCTGGCGCAGACGGGCCCGTTCCGCCCCCGCAACCTCGTGCGCGGCACGGCGAACGCCGTGCTGGCGGGCTGTGGCACGACCCCCGGCGTCGGCGTCCCCACCGTCCTGATCTCCGGCAAGCTCGCCGCGGCCCGGGTCACCGGCCTGCGGTCCGCTCGCTCCACCGCAGGCTCCGCCCGCCCCACCCCGAGAGGCATCCCGGCATGACCGCTCGCGAACTGGACGCCGCAGGCATCACCGACCCCCTCCTCCGCGACGCCTATGCCCACTGCCGCCGGCTCAACGCCCGGCACGGCAAGACCTACTTCCTCGCCACCCGGCTACTGCCCCCGGAACGCCGACCGGCCGTCCACGCCCTGTACGGCTTCGCCCGCTGGGCCGACGACATCGTCGACGAACCCGGCTCCCGCCACCCCGCCGCCGACCGCGCCCCGGCGCTCGATGCCCTCCGGCGCCGTCTGGAGGAGGGCCTGCGCGGCGGTGAGAGCACGGAACCGGTCGTGCGCGCGGTGGCGCACACCGCTGCCGTGTACGGCATCGCCCACCGGCACTTCGCAGACTTCATGACGTCGATGCGCAGCGATCTGACGGTGACGGACTACCCGACGTACGCCGATCTGGCGCGCTATATGCACGGCTCGGCCGCGGTGATGGGCCTGGAGATGCTGCCGGTGCTCGGCACGGTCGTGCCGCAGGAGGAAGCCGCGCCGCACGCCGCGGCCCTCGGCATCGCCTTCCAGCTCACGAACTTCCTGCGCGACGTCGGGGAGGATCTGGACCGGGGCCGTATCTATCTGCCCGCGGATCTGCTCGCGGCGCACGGCGTCGACCGCGCACTGCTCCGGTGGAGCCGGGACACCGGCATCCGGGACCCGCGCATCACCGCGGCCATGGAGGACGCCGCCGAGCTCACCCGCGGCGTCTATCGCGAGGCGGCGCCCGGCCTCGCCATGCTCGACCCGGTCTCACGCCCGTGTATCCGCACCGCGTTCGTCCTCTACCGCGCCATCCTCGACGCCGTGCGCGACGACGGATACGCCGTGCTGCACCGCCGCTCGGTGGTCTCCCGCAGACGCCGCGCGGCCACCGCCTTCGGCGGTCTGGCCCGGGTCGTCGCCGCCCACGTCGCCGCCCGCCACCCTGCCGGGCGGCGTGCCGGGGTGCCGCACCACGTGCGGGAGGAGGCCTCATGACCCGGGGAGCCCGCCGCGCTCCGCGCCTCCCGCTCCGGCTGCGCCGCGGAGCCGTGCCGTGGGAGCAGCAGCCTCCGACGTGGCGCGACGCGAAACCCGCGCTCATCGCCGACGCCGTCAAGGCCGCCCTCGCCCGCCCGTCCGGCAACTGGTTCGTCCTCGGCGCGGCACACGCCATCGGCTCCCACCGCGCCTTCGGGCGCACCGTGGCCGGCATCGAGGTCGTCGCCTGGCGCGATGCGGCCGGACGTCTGGTCGCGGGGCCCGGCGCCTGCCCGCACCTCGGCGCGCCCCTCGACCAAAGCCCCGTGCACTGTGGGACCCTCCGCTGCCGCTGGCACGGACTCGCCCTGAACGGCGCCCCGTTCGCCGGCTGGGAGCCGTTCCCCGTCCACGACGACGGCCTGCTGGTCTGGGTGCGCCTCGACGAGGCCGGCGGGGAGCGGCCGCTGCGGCAGCCGGTCGTCCCCGTCCGGCCGCGGCCGGAGGGGGCCGTCACCGCCGTCCACACCACCACCGGCGGGTGCGAACCCGAGGACGTGCTGGCCAACCGCCTCGACCCGTGGCACGGCGCATGGTTCCACCCCTACTCCTTCGTCGACCTCACCGTGGTCGACGCCCCCGCGGAGAGCGACGGGGAGCGGCCCGCGGGCTTCGCCGTCGAGGTCTCCTTCAAAGTCGCCGGGCGCGCGGTGGTGCCGGTCAAGGCGCTCTTCACCGCCCCCGAGCCCCGCACCGTGGTGATGCACATCCTGGAAGGCGAAGGGCAGGGCTCCGTGGTGGAGACCCATGCCACGCCGCTGGGCCCGGACGACCGGGGACGCCCGCGCACCGCGGTCACCGAGGCGATCGTCGCCACCTCCCGGCGCCCTGGATTCGCCCTCGCCCGCGCGGCCGCGCCCGCCCTGCGCCCGCTGATGCGCGCCGCGTCCCGACGGCTGTGGCGGGACGACCTGGCCTACGCCGAGCGCCGCTGGGAGCTGCGCAGCAGCGGACGCCACCCGGGCTGACACCGCCCGGCCGCCGGGGGCGCCCCGTGCCGTCGACAGTGCCGGAGCGCACCCCGGTCAGCGGTCCGCCAGCCGCGCCGCCCACCGCAGCGCCGCGGAGCGTCCCTTGCCCGGCACGGTCCACAGGGTCTGGCCGCGCACGCCCCACCGCGCCAGCAGCGCATTGGCCGCGAGGAAGCCGGTCGTCGCGGCGCGCTCCATCAGCGCCACCGGGAAGTGCGTCCGCACCACATCGCCCGCGACCACCACCCGCGGGTCGGGTGTGTGCACGGTCGGCCGGTCGCCGAAACCCCCGACCGGGAACAGCGGGCAGTCCGCGCGCCACTCGTGCCGCTGGTCGATGATCCGGGAGTCGCGAAGCTCCGGGTAGACGGAGTGCAACTGGTCCACCAGGCGCCGCTGTTCGCGGGCACGGTCGGCTTCCGGGGCGACGGCGTAGGCGTGCAGTTCGAGCACCGAGCCGCCGGTGCGGGCGGACCAGCGGGCCGCCTCTCCCTCCCAGCGTTCCAGCACACTGACATTGTCCAACGAGCCGAAACCGCTGGTGCCCAGGAAGCCGGGCCGGTCGGCGCGCACCCGACGGTCCAGCCACAGCCGCGACACCAAAAAGGGCGGCGCGGTCCGCAGCCGCCCGATCCGCGCGCGCCACGACGGGTTGCCCAACTCAACTGATCTGGCGACGAGTTGACGCAGCCCTCCCGGGTCCAGCGCCAGAACCACCGCGTCGAACCGCCGGCCCGCACCCTCCGCGACGACGTGCACCCCGCCGTCCGTCGTCGGCTCGACCTGTGCCACCTCCGTGCCCGTACACACCCGGACCCCGTGCCCCGCCAGATAGCGGCCGAGGGGGTGCCACAGCGCCTGCGGGAAGGGCTCGGCGGGCACATCGAACAGCAGTCCTTCGCTGGAGCCGAGAAAGTAGATGTGGAACATCAACACCAGTTCCGCGGCGGACAGTTCTTGCGGGTCCGCGAAGAAACTCCGGGAGAACACCTCGAAGGCAAGGTGGCGCGCGGCATCGGGGAAGCGGATACGCGAGAGAAAGTCCCCGGCGCTGATGCGGTCCAGACGCTGATAGACCTGCGGCACCCGTACGTCGAGCAGCGGCAGGGCCGCGCCGGGACGCATCCGCACCAGATCCCGCCAGGTGAAGGTGGGACTGAGCGCCACAAAACCCAGTGCGCTCCAGGGCGGTGTCCGCGGCACCCGCGCAAAGCTGTCCCGCAGACCCGAACGGTGGTGCAGCGGATAGTCGGGCAGCCGACGGAGCATGTCCAGCCCCGGATCGACCCGGCGCAGCAGCCCCCGCAGGTTGTAGTACTGCGGGAAGAACGCATGGAACCCTCGGCTCATGGTCGCCGCCGAACCGTCGGCGAGCCGCACGGGCCAGCCCGCCAGCCGCCCCCCGAGGCTCCCCTCCCGTTCGTACAGCGTGACCGGCACCCCCCGCTCGGCCAGCGCGGTCGCGGCGGAGAGGCCCGCGATCCCGCCGCCGATCACCGCCACGCCCGGTCCGCCTGGCCCGGCCCGGTCCCGCCCCGGTGGCCCCGGCACCCGCTGCGCCCGGCGGTCGCGTCCGCGCCGCGCCGCCCTGCCCTGTTCCCGTCCGGATGTCACGAGCCCTCCCGAAGAGCGCGCGCGGGGAAGTCCCCGCCCTCATGCAGCAGTTGCGGTGCCATCGATGTCTCTCCTCCGGTCCGGGTCGCGATCGGCCGGGTCACCGCACGGCGGCCCGGCGTGGCAGCAGCGGAAGTTCGGCGGCGGTCCGGAGCATGGGCAGCACCGGGGTGCGCAGGCCGATGGTGACGTCCTCCCACAGGCGGGAGCGGCCGTCGAGGAACCGCAGCAGCCGCTCCATCGGCACCGTGCGGAACAACCCGGTGAACAACTCGGCTCCGTCCACCCGGCCGCTGTCCAGTGCGCGCAGCAGCACGGCGTCCAGCGCCCGGTGCCAGGCCGGGTGCGGAGGCGGGGGGAGGGGCGGTCTGCCCGCCAGGAGGGTGGCCGCGATGAGCGCGGACTGCCGTTGCACGGCGGCGAAGGTGTACCCGGTCGACGGCCGGGTGGCGCCGCCCGCGGTCCCGATGCGGAACACCGAGCGGCCCACCCGCCGCGGAAAACGGGCGTCGGTCATGGGGATCGCGCCCTGCTCGACGGCGGTGACACGGAACGCGTCCAGCCCCAGCACCTGCGCGGTGTACTGGCCCAACGCCCGCTCGTAGGCGGCGGTTTCGGCGATCTGGCGGGAGAACTCCGTGTACTCCACCAGCGCGGTGTGCTCGCTCAGTGGCAGGACATATCCGAAGGACAGGCCCTGTGCGGGCTGCGGGGTGCGGAAGTCCATGAGATCCGCGGTCGTGGTGTCGAAGGCCGGCCGCAGGCTCTCGACGAACCAGCCACGGAAGTGCTGTTGGAGTGTGGTGCGGGCCGGCGGGAGCCGGACGGCCGGCCGGGAGTCGAAGGCCCAGCGGGCCCGGAGTGCCACCGGCCGCCCCGCCTCGTCGCGGCCCCGTACCTCGGCGCCACCGGCAACGTCCCGTACGGACTCCACCGTTGCCGCCACCCGGACGACGGTGTCCTGGCCGGACAGCCGGGCGCCGACGAGGGCTTCGAAGTCGCGCGACCGCAGCATCTTGTACCGGAAGGGCGCGGGCCGCCCCCGCGTGGCCGCACCGTCGGGGCCGTGCACGCGCAGCCGTTCCCAGGAAGCGGTCAGCGCGGAGTCGAACGCGCCGCCCGGCGCTTCCCAGTAACACCAGGTCCGTTCCTGCGGGGTGAGCGGCCCGCGCGGTGCGTCGACGAGCAGCACCCGCAGCCGCCGGGCGCCGGGCGCCGGTTCGCACAGCCGGTAGGCGAGCGAGAGCCCGGCCGCTCCCGCGCCCACGATGACGGCATCCGCGTCCTGCACGCCCAGTCCTCTCCGCGCCTCGGTGCACCCGACGGTGATCCTTCCTCAGTACCGGGCCGACACGGGCCGTACGACGCGCGGCAACCGGTGGACCGATCGACCTCCGCCTCGCCGGCCGGCCGGCCGGCCCCCGCGCATGGCGATGGCACCGTGCGCCGGGCCCGCCTGCGGGGTCCGCCGTGGCATGGGCCAGAATCCATTCCGACCAATCCGGGTGTCGCCCGGCGCCGAATCACTGGTGACCACGTCACAGTCCGGAGGTGTTCATGCCCGTCGCAGCCCGCGGCGACCGATCCTCAGCGCCCCATTCCGGTGCGCTGGAATCACTGCTCGACCGCGTCTCACGCGGTGACCAGCAAGCGTTCGAGAGTCTCTACACAGCGGTAGCCGGCTCCGTACTGGGACTGGTGCGCAGGGTGGTCCGGGATCCGGCCCAGTCGGAGGAGGTGGCGCAGGAGGTGCTCATCGAGGTGTGGCGGTCCGCGGCCCGCTTCGACGCACGGCAGGGCAGCGCGATGGCCTGGATCATGACCCTGACCCACCGGCGCGCGGTGGACCGGGTGCGCTCGGCCCAGGCGGCGGCCGACCGCGACCACCGGGCCGGGCTGCACGCCTACACCGCGGCCTTCGACGAGGTCAGCGAGCACGTCGAGCGGCGGCTGGAACGCGAGCAGGTGCGCCGCTGCCTGGGACAGCTGACCGAACTGCAACGGGAGTCGGTGACACTCGCCTACTACCGCGGCTACACCTACCGGGAGACCGCCGACCTGCTCGGCACGGCGCTGGGCACGGTCAAGACCCGGCTGCGCGACGGTCTGATCCGGCTCCGCGACTGCCTGGGGGTGTCGGCATGAACACCGTCGATCTGCACACGCTCACCGGCGCCTATGCCCTGGGCGCGCTGTCCGAGCAGGAGGCGGCGGAGTTCACCCGTCATCTCGCACACTGCGAGGCATGCACCCAGGAAGTGCGGGAGTTGCAGGAAACCGCGGCCCGGCTCGCCCTGGCGGTCGCCGAGGTGCCCCCGGCCGATCTGCGGCTCCGGGTGATGGCGGCCCTGCCCGAGGTCCGGCAACTGCCGCCGATACGGCACGAGGCGACCGTGGTCCCGCTGCGCCGACGGGCGCGCCATCGCCTGCCCTACTTCGCGGCCGCCGCCTGTCTGGCCATCGCCGCGGTCGCCGGCGGTCTGGCCGTCAACGCCCGGCACGAGGCCGACCAGCAGCGGGACCGGACCACCCGGGCCGAAGAACAGGCGGCCGCGGTCAGCGCCCTGATGGCCGCTCCGGACGCCACCTTCCACACCACGGCCTTCAAGGGCGGGGGCAACGGGACCGTGGTGGCCTCCAAGCGACTGGGACGGGCCGCCTTCGTCTACCACGGCCTGCCGGCCCTCTCCGGTCAGCGGGTGTACGAACTCTGGTACAGCCGCAACGGCACCATGGTGCCCGCCGGACTCGTCGAACCCGGCCGCTCCACGGGCACGATGCTGCTGACCGGCGGACCGCAGGGCGCCGACGGGGTCGGTGTCACGGTCGAACCCCCGGGTGGCTCCAGCAGTCCCACCAGCGCGCCGCTGGGCCTCCTGCGGGTGTGACCTCCGGATACGACGGGTGAGACCGGCGGCCGGCCCTCCCTGGCCGGCCGCCGGTCCCGTCGGTGTGTCCTGTCCGAGCCACCAGACCCGACGCCCACGCCGCCGAGGCCTGCGGCGCCCCCTGCACCACGCACTCCCACGCGTGGCGGTGGCCCGGAAGACCGGGACCAATCCGCGCCGCCCCCGGCACCGAATCCCTCAGTGAGCGGGCTGCCGCCCCCGGAACGCGGCCCCGCCCCGAGATGAGGAGGCACCTGCTGTGGAGCGTCGACGGATAGCTGTCGTAGGCGGCGGAGTCGCGGGCCTCACCGCCGCGTATGTGCTCCAGCAAGGCGGATGTGAGGTGTCGCTGTACGAGGCCGAGGACCGTCTCGGCGGCCATGCCCACACCCACGACACGGTCTCGGGGGACGGCCGGGTGGCCCGGGTGGACACCGGCTTCATCGTCCACAACGAACGCACCTATCCGCTGCTGCTGCGGTTGTTCCGCGAACTCGGGGTGGCCACCCAGGACTCCGAGATGAGCATGTCCGTACGGTGCGAGGGCTGCGGCCTGGAGTACGCCGGCGCCCGCGGACCGGCCGGCCTGTTCGCCCAGCCGCGCAGCGCGCTGCGCGGCCGCTATCTGCGGATGCTGACCGAGATCCGGGCCTTCCACCGCGCGGCGCGCACCACGCTCGCCACGGACCGCGGTGACACCCTGACCCTCGGGCGCTTCCTCGCCGACTGCGGTTTCTCCCGGTACTTCGTCACCCACTTCGTCACTCCGCTGGTCTCCGCGGTGTGGTCCTGCGCCCCCACGACCGCCATGCAGTACCCGGCCGTCTATCTGTTCCGCTTTCTCGAGCACCACGGGCTGCTCTCCGTCAGCGGGTCGCCGCAGTGGAAGACGGTGGCCGGCGGCTCGGTGGAGTACGTCGGCCGGGTCGGCAAGCAGCTCACGGTGGTCCGTACCGGCACGCCGGTACGGGCGGTGCACCGCAGCCACGACCGGGCCGCCGTCGTCACCGAGGACGGCGCGCAGCGCACGTACGACGCGGTGGTGGTGGCCGTCCACCCCGATCAGGCACTGCGGATGCTCGCCGACCCCACCGACGACGAACGCCGGGTCCTGAGCGCGTTCTCCTACTCGCGCAACACCACCCTGCTCCACAGCGACACCTCGTTGCTGCCCCGTGCCCACGGCGCCCGCGCCTCGTGGAACTACCTGATGGCCTCCTGCGCCACCCCGGCGGACAAGGTGCAGGTCACCTACCACATGAACCGTCTGCAACGGCTGAACACCCCGGAGGACTACCTCGTCACCCTCAACGCCACCGACCGGGTCGCCACCCACCGGGTCCTGGCGCGCATGGTCTACGAACACCCCCTCTACACACCGGAGTCGGTGGCCGCCCAGCAGCGTCTGCCGCAGCTGAACACGGCCGTCACCGCCTTCGCGGGCGCCTACCACGGCTGGGGCTTCCACGAGGACGGCTGCCGCTCCGGGGTCCAGGCCGCCGCGGCACTGGGGGTGCGCTGGTGACGCCCCGTACGGCCGCACCGGCCGCCGCACCCGCCACCGGCGTCCGCACGCCCGCGCTCTACGAGTGCCTGGTCTCCCACGCCCGCACCGCCCCGGTGCACCACTCCCTGCGCCACCGCACCTACATGTGGCTCGTCGACCTCGACCGCCCGCCGCGGCTCCCCGTCGCCCTGCGCCCGCTGGCCCGGTTCGACCCGCGGGACCATTTCGCCGGCACCGCGCCGTCCCTCCGGGCGGGACTGGAACGGTTCCTGACGAGCCGTGGAGTACGGCTGGACGGCGGCCGGGTGCTGATGCTCACCCACGCCAGGGTCCTGGGCCATGTCTTCAATCCGCTGACCCTGTACTGGTGCCACGACCGGTCCGGCGCGCCCGTCTGCGTCGTGGCCGAGGTGCACAACACCTACGGTGAGCGGCACTGCTATCTGCTGCACACCGACGAGCAGGGCCGGGCGGACGTCCCCAAGGACTTCTATGTCTCGCCGTTCTTCCCGGTCGACGGCGCCTACCGGATGCGCCTGCCCGAACCGGCCGGCCGGCTCGATCTGACCGTACAGCTGCGACGCGGCGGCACCAGGCCGTTCACCGCGACCGTGCGCGGCACCCGGCGGCCCGCGACCCCGCGGCAGCTGCTGGCCACGGTGCTGCGCCACCCCTGGTCGACGGCCGCGCTCACGGCCGGTATCCGCCGCCACGGCATCGCCCTGTTCCTGCGCGGCCTGCCCGTCCAGCCCCGCCCCCGTCACCGTCTCCAGGAAGGTATGCAGTGAAGACTTCCGTCTCGGACCGCACCGAAACCGGCGCCGGCCTCACCCCGTTCGCCGCACGCACGACGGCCCGTGAACGGGTGGACGCGGCCAGGTGGCCGGATGTGGCGCGCGGTCCGCGCGGCTCGGCCGTCCGCGCCGCCGTGACCCGGCTGCTCGTCCGGCGGGCGCTCGCCGCCCTGCCACTGCGCGTCGCGCTCGGGGAGGCCCCGGCCACGGGCGAGGAAGGGCCCCTGCTACGGGTACACGACCCGGACGCGTTCTTCCGCCGGATCGGCAGCGACGGCCTCATCGGCTTCGGCGAGTCCTATATGGCGGGGGAGTGGGACGCGGACGATCCGGTCGGCGCGCTGACCGTGCTCGCCTCCCACCTCACCGCGCTGGTGCCCCGCCCCCTGCAACGGCTCCGCGGCGCCTGGGCACACCGCCGGCCGAGCGGACAGCGCAACACGCCGGAGGGCGCACGGGAGAACATCCACCGCCACTACGACCTGTCCAACGATCTGTTCGCGCTCTTCCTGGACCGGACCATGACGTACTCCTCGGCCCTCTTCCGCAAGCGTCCCGCCACCTGGAGCGATCTGGCCGAGGCCCAGCACCGCAAGATCGACCGGCTGCTGGACCTGGCCGGCGTCGGCGAGGGCACCCGGCTGCTGGAGATCGGCACCGGCTGGGGCGAGCTGGCCCTGCGCGCCGCCGCCCGCGGTGCCCGCGTCGTCTCCGTGACCCTGTCGCGGGAGCAGCGCGAGCTCGCCAGGGCACGTCTTGCGCAGGCCGGTTACGCGGACCGGGTCTCGGTCGAGCTGTGTGACTACCGGCAGGTGACCGGCGTTTACGACGCCGTGGTGAGCGTGGAGATGATCGAGGCCGTCGGCGAGGACTACTGGCCCGTCTACTTCGACACCCTCGCACGCCTGCTGGTCCCCGGCGGCCGGATCGCGCTCCAGGCGATCACCATGTCGCACGACCGGATGCTCGCCACCCGCACCACCTACACCTGGATCCACAAGTACATCTTCCCCGGCGGTCTGATCCCCTCCGTCGAGGCCATCGGACAGTGTGCCGCATCCGCCGGGCTGCGGGTACGGGAGAACGACGGATACGGCGGCCACTACGCCGAAACGCTGCGGCTGTGGCGCGAGCGCTTCACGGACCAGCCCGCCACGGTCGCCTCGTTGGGCTTCGACGCGGTGTTCCGCCGCATGTGGGAGTTCTACCTGGCCTACTGCGAGGCCGGATTCCGCGCCGGCTACCTGGACGTACGCCAGCTGCTCCTGACCAAGGCACCCACGTCGGCGCAGGACGGCGGGGCCCGATGACGCGTGTCGCGCCCCGTCTCGCCGCACTGCTCGCAGGCCACTTCGCGGGGAACCTGCCGGTGCGGCTGCGTGCCTGGGACGGCAGCGAGGCCGGGCCGGCGGCCGCGCCGGTCGTGGTGCTGCGCTCCCCGCGTGCCCTGCGCCGCCTGCTGTGGCAGCCCGGTGAACTCGGTCTGGCGCAGGCGTACATCGCGGGCGAGCTGGACATCGACGGCGACCTCGCCGACGGCCTGAGCAGAGTGTGGCGCTCGGTACGGGAACACGGCCCGGCCCCCGGCTCTCCCGGCCCCCGGCAACTGGCCAGGATGGCCGTCACCGCACTGCGGCTCGGCGCACTGGGCCCGCGCCCGCCCGCGCCCGGAGCCCCGCAGGCACGGCTGCGGGGCGCGCTCCACAGCACCGTCCGCGACCGGGCCGCCATCAGCCATCACTACGACCTGTCCAACGACTGGTACGCCCTGCTGCTGGACGAGTCCATGGCCTACTCCTGCGGCTACTGGACGCGCCCCGCCGACCCCTCCTACGGACCGGCCGACGCCCAGCGGGACAAACTGGAGCTGGTCTGCCGGAAGCTGGGCCTTCGCCCCGGCGCCCGCTTCCTGGACGTCGGCTGCGGCTGGGGCAGCCTCGCGCTCCACGCGGCGCGGGAGCACCACGCGCAGGTCACCGCGGTCACGCTCTCGCGAGAGCAGCACGCCTTCGTGGCCGCCCGCGTCCAGGAGCTCGGCCTGAGCGATCAGGTCGAGGTCCAGCTGCGGCACTACCGGTACATCAGGGGAGGCGGCTACGACGCGGTGAGCGCGATCGAGATGGGCGAGCATGTGGGCGACGCCGAGTACCCGGCCTTCGCCGCCCGGCTGCACGCACTGCTGCGCCCCGGGGGACGGGTGCTCATCCAGCAGATGTCGCGCGGCGCCGCCGCGCCCGGCGGCGGCGCGTTCATCGCGTCGTACATCGCCCCCGACATGCATATGCGCCCGCTGGGGGAGACCGTCGGTCTGCTGGAGGCCGGCGGGCTGGAGGTCCGGTCCGTCGAGTCGCTGCGGGAACACTACGCACGGACCATCGCCGCCTGGCACCGCACACTGGAGGCCCGCTGGGGGGAGTTCGTGGCACTGGCCGGGGAACCGACCGCCCGGGTCTGGCGGCTGTATCTGGCCGGGGCCGGTCTGGCGTTCACCGAGCGCCGCATGGGCGTCGACCAGATCCTCGCCGTACGCCCCACACCGGAAGGGGAGTCCGGCCTGCCGGCGACGCCGTACGACTGGTACGCGCGGGACGGCGGGCGATGACCGGATTCCCCTGGGCGGCCTTCGCCGCCAACCTCGCGGTGGCGGCCGGCGCCGCGTTCGCCGTCATGTTGATCACGTTCGCCGTGGCCCGGGCCAAAGGGGTGCACCGGCTGGTGGACATCGCATGGGGAGCGGCCTTCACCGCGGTGGCCCTGACCACGTGTGCCCTGTCCGCCGGTTACGGGGACGACGGCCGGCGGATCCTGGTCACGGCCGCCACGGCGGTGTGGGGGCTGCGGCTGTCCGTCCATATCGCCCGGCGGGGGCGCGGTCACGGTGAGGATCCGCGCTACGCCCGCATGCTGGCCAAGGCCCCCGGCAGCCGCGACGCCTATGCTCTGCGCACGGTGTACCTGTTGCAGGGCGGACTGGTGTGGCTGATCTCGCTGCCGGTGCAGGTGGCTCAGTATGCGGCGGTGCCGCTGGGGGCGAGTGACGTCGCCGGCGGGCTGCTGTGGGCGGCCGGCTGTGTCTTCGAGTGTGTCGGGGACTTCCAGCTCGCCCGGTTCAAGGCCGACCCGGACAACAAGGGCCGGGTGATGGACCGCGGCCTGTGGGGCTGGACCCGTCACCCCAACTACTTCGGCGACTTCCTCGTCTGGTGGGGACTGTTCCTGCCGGCCTGCGGCACCCTGCAGAGCGCCGCGGTCGCCGTGGTCTCGCCGCTGGTGATGTCGTACCTGCTGATCCACGGCAGCGGTAAGCGACTGCTGGAGAACCATCTGGCCGACCGCCCCGGATACGCCGCCTACACGGCCCGCACCAGCGGTTTCCTGCCGCTGCCGGCGCGCCGACGCCCCCACCCGGAGGACCACCGCTCATGAGGACAGGCCCGGCACAGAGCGCACACCCCGACAGCGGCGGCGGACTGCGCGGCACGCACCGTCCGCTGGTGGTCCACCGCCGCCCGGAAACCCCGCGGGCCGCAGTGCTGCTGATGCACGGAGGGAGGGCCGACGGCCGGACCCCGCCACCGCGGCTCAACCTCCCCGCACTGCGGATGCGGCCCTTCGGCTCCGCGATCTCCCGGCCACCGGGCGGGCGGGATCTGTTGCTCGCCTCCGTGCGCTACCGCTGCCGGGGGTGGAACGGGCCCCAGGCGGACGCCGCCCAGGACGCCCGCCGGGCGCTCGCCGAG
This Streptomyces decoyicus DNA region includes the following protein-coding sequences:
- the sigK gene encoding ECF RNA polymerase sigma factor SigK, with the protein product MPVAARGDRSSAPHSGALESLLDRVSRGDQQAFESLYTAVAGSVLGLVRRVVRDPAQSEEVAQEVLIEVWRSAARFDARQGSAMAWIMTLTHRRAVDRVRSAQAAADRDHRAGLHAYTAAFDEVSEHVERRLEREQVRRCLGQLTELQRESVTLAYYRGYTYRETADLLGTALGTVKTRLRDGLIRLRDCLGVSA
- a CDS encoding anti-sigma factor gives rise to the protein MNTVDLHTLTGAYALGALSEQEAAEFTRHLAHCEACTQEVRELQETAARLALAVAEVPPADLRLRVMAALPEVRQLPPIRHEATVVPLRRRARHRLPYFAAAACLAIAAVAGGLAVNARHEADQQRDRTTRAEEQAAAVSALMAAPDATFHTTAFKGGGNGTVVASKRLGRAAFVYHGLPALSGQRVYELWYSRNGTMVPAGLVEPGRSTGTMLLTGGPQGADGVGVTVEPPGGSSSPTSAPLGLLRV
- a CDS encoding NAD(P)/FAD-dependent oxidoreductase, whose translation is MERRRIAVVGGGVAGLTAAYVLQQGGCEVSLYEAEDRLGGHAHTHDTVSGDGRVARVDTGFIVHNERTYPLLLRLFRELGVATQDSEMSMSVRCEGCGLEYAGARGPAGLFAQPRSALRGRYLRMLTEIRAFHRAARTTLATDRGDTLTLGRFLADCGFSRYFVTHFVTPLVSAVWSCAPTTAMQYPAVYLFRFLEHHGLLSVSGSPQWKTVAGGSVEYVGRVGKQLTVVRTGTPVRAVHRSHDRAAVVTEDGAQRTYDAVVVAVHPDQALRMLADPTDDERRVLSAFSYSRNTTLLHSDTSLLPRAHGARASWNYLMASCATPADKVQVTYHMNRLQRLNTPEDYLVTLNATDRVATHRVLARMVYEHPLYTPESVAAQQRLPQLNTAVTAFAGAYHGWGFHEDGCRSGVQAAAALGVRW
- a CDS encoding DUF1365 domain-containing protein, with product MTPRTAAPAAAPATGVRTPALYECLVSHARTAPVHHSLRHRTYMWLVDLDRPPRLPVALRPLARFDPRDHFAGTAPSLRAGLERFLTSRGVRLDGGRVLMLTHARVLGHVFNPLTLYWCHDRSGAPVCVVAEVHNTYGERHCYLLHTDEQGRADVPKDFYVSPFFPVDGAYRMRLPEPAGRLDLTVQLRRGGTRPFTATVRGTRRPATPRQLLATVLRHPWSTAALTAGIRRHGIALFLRGLPVQPRPRHRLQEGMQ
- a CDS encoding SAM-dependent methyltransferase, with translation MKTSVSDRTETGAGLTPFAARTTARERVDAARWPDVARGPRGSAVRAAVTRLLVRRALAALPLRVALGEAPATGEEGPLLRVHDPDAFFRRIGSDGLIGFGESYMAGEWDADDPVGALTVLASHLTALVPRPLQRLRGAWAHRRPSGQRNTPEGARENIHRHYDLSNDLFALFLDRTMTYSSALFRKRPATWSDLAEAQHRKIDRLLDLAGVGEGTRLLEIGTGWGELALRAAARGARVVSVTLSREQRELARARLAQAGYADRVSVELCDYRQVTGVYDAVVSVEMIEAVGEDYWPVYFDTLARLLVPGGRIALQAITMSHDRMLATRTTYTWIHKYIFPGGLIPSVEAIGQCAASAGLRVRENDGYGGHYAETLRLWRERFTDQPATVASLGFDAVFRRMWEFYLAYCEAGFRAGYLDVRQLLLTKAPTSAQDGGAR
- a CDS encoding SAM-dependent methyltransferase: MTRVAPRLAALLAGHFAGNLPVRLRAWDGSEAGPAAAPVVVLRSPRALRRLLWQPGELGLAQAYIAGELDIDGDLADGLSRVWRSVREHGPAPGSPGPRQLARMAVTALRLGALGPRPPAPGAPQARLRGALHSTVRDRAAISHHYDLSNDWYALLLDESMAYSCGYWTRPADPSYGPADAQRDKLELVCRKLGLRPGARFLDVGCGWGSLALHAAREHHAQVTAVTLSREQHAFVAARVQELGLSDQVEVQLRHYRYIRGGGYDAVSAIEMGEHVGDAEYPAFAARLHALLRPGGRVLIQQMSRGAAAPGGGAFIASYIAPDMHMRPLGETVGLLEAGGLEVRSVESLREHYARTIAAWHRTLEARWGEFVALAGEPTARVWRLYLAGAGLAFTERRMGVDQILAVRPTPEGESGLPATPYDWYARDGGR